A single Theropithecus gelada isolate Dixy chromosome 7b, Tgel_1.0, whole genome shotgun sequence DNA region contains:
- the WDR20 gene encoding WD repeat-containing protein 20 isoform X8: protein MRNMTFLPSGKDKRLIDKSRVTCVKWVPGSESLFLVAHSSGNMYLYNVEHTCGTTAPHYQLLKQGESFAVHTCKSKSTRNPLLKWTVGEGALNEFAFSPDGKFLACVSQDGFLRVFNFDSVELHGTMKSYFGGLLCVCWSPDGKYIVTGGEDDLVTVWSFVDCRVIARGHGHKSWVSVVAFDPYTTSVEEGDPMEFSGSDEDFQDLLHFGRDRANSTQSRLSKRNSTDSRPVSVTYRFGSVGQDTQLCLWDLTEDILFPHQPLSRARTHTNVMNATSPPAGSNGNSVTTPGNSVPPPLPRSNSLPHSAVSNAGSKSSVMDGAIASGVSKFATLSLHDRKERHHEKDHKRNHSMGHISSKSSDKLNLVTKTKTDPAKTLGTPLCPRMEDVPLLEPLICKKIAHERLTVLIFLEDCIVTACQEGFICTWGRPGKVVSFNP from the exons ATGAGGAA TATGACTTTTCTACCAAGTGGGAAAGATAAG AGACTAATAGACAAGTCACGAGTTACCTGTGTCAAATGGGTTCCTGGTTCGGAAAGCCTTTTCCTAGTAGCCCACTCGAGTGGGAACATGTACTTATATAATGTGGAGCACACTTGTGGCACCACAGCCCCCCACTACCAGCTTCTGAAGCAGGGAGAGAGCTTTGCCGTGCACACTTGCAAGAGCAAATCCACGAGGAACCCTCTCCTTAAGTGGACGGTGGGCGAGGGGGCCCTCAACGAGTTTGCTTTCTCCCCAGATGGCAAGTTCTTAGCGTGCGTGAGCCAGGATGGGTTTCTGCGGGTGTTCAACTTTGACTCAGTGGAGCTGCACGGTACGATGAAAAGCTACTTTGGGGGCTTGCTGTGTGTGTGCTGGAGCCCGGATGGCAAGTACATCGTGACAGGTGGCGAGGACGACTTGGTGACAGTCTGGTCCTTTGTAGACTGCCGAGTAATAGCCAGAGGCCACGGGCACAAGTCCTGGGTCAGTGTCGTAGCATTTGACCCTTATACCACTAGTGTAGAAGAAGGTGACCCTATGGAGTTTAGTGGCAGTGACGAGGACTTCCAAGACCTTCTTCATTTTGGCAGAGATCGAGCAAATAGTACACAGTCCCGGCTCTCCAAACGGAACTCTACAGACAGCCGCCCCGTAAGTGTCACGTATCGGTTTGGTTCCGTGGGCCAGGACACACAGCTCTGTTTATGGGACCTTACAGAAGATATCCTTTTCCCTCACCAACCCCTCTCAAGAGCAAGGACACACACAAATGTCATGAATGCCACGAGTCCTCCTGCTGGAAGCAATGGGAACAGTGTTACAACGCCCGGGAACTCTGTGCCACCCCCTCTGCCACGGTCCAACAGCCTTCCACATTCAGCAGTCTCAAATGCTGGCAGCAAAAGCAGTGTCATGGACGGGGCCATTGCTTCTGGGGTCAGCAAATTTGCAACACTTTCACTACATGACCGGAAGGAGAGGCACCACGAGAAAGATCACAAGCGAAATCATAGCATGGGACACATTTCTAGCAAGAGCAGTGACAAACTGAATCTAGTTACCAAAACCAAAACGGACCCTGCTAAAACTTTGGGAACGCCCCTGTGTCCTCGAATGGAAGACGTTCCCTTGTTAGAGCCGCTGATATGTAAAAAGATAGCACATGAAAGACTGACTGTACTAATATTTCTTGAAGACTGTATAGTCACTGCTTGTCAGGAGGGATTTATTTGCACATGGGGAAGGCCTGGTAAAGTGGTAAGTTTTAATCCTTAA
- the WDR20 gene encoding WD repeat-containing protein 20 isoform X9 — MYLYNVEHTCGTTAPHYQLLKQGESFAVHTCKSKSTRNPLLKWTVGEGALNEFAFSPDGKFLACVSQDGFLRVFNFDSVELHGTMKSYFGGLLCVCWSPDGKYIVTGGEDDLVTVWSFVDCRVIARGHGHKSWVSVVAFDPYTTSVEEGDPMEFSGSDEDFQDLLHFGRDRANSTQSRLSKRNSTDSRPVSVTYRFGSVGQDTQLCLWDLTEDILFPHQPLSRARTHTNVMNATSPPAGSNGNSVTTPGNSVPPPLPRSNSLPHSAVSNAGSKSSVMDGAIASGVSKFATLSLHDRKERHHEKDHKRNHSMGHISSKSSDKLNLVTKTKTDPAKTLGTPLCPRMEDVPLLEPLICKKIAHERLTVLIFLEDCIVTACQEGFICTWGRPGKVGSLSSPSQASSPGGTVV, encoded by the coding sequence ATGTACTTATATAATGTGGAGCACACTTGTGGCACCACAGCCCCCCACTACCAGCTTCTGAAGCAGGGAGAGAGCTTTGCCGTGCACACTTGCAAGAGCAAATCCACGAGGAACCCTCTCCTTAAGTGGACGGTGGGCGAGGGGGCCCTCAACGAGTTTGCTTTCTCCCCAGATGGCAAGTTCTTAGCGTGCGTGAGCCAGGATGGGTTTCTGCGGGTGTTCAACTTTGACTCAGTGGAGCTGCACGGTACGATGAAAAGCTACTTTGGGGGCTTGCTGTGTGTGTGCTGGAGCCCGGATGGCAAGTACATCGTGACAGGTGGCGAGGACGACTTGGTGACAGTCTGGTCCTTTGTAGACTGCCGAGTAATAGCCAGAGGCCACGGGCACAAGTCCTGGGTCAGTGTCGTAGCATTTGACCCTTATACCACTAGTGTAGAAGAAGGTGACCCTATGGAGTTTAGTGGCAGTGACGAGGACTTCCAAGACCTTCTTCATTTTGGCAGAGATCGAGCAAATAGTACACAGTCCCGGCTCTCCAAACGGAACTCTACAGACAGCCGCCCCGTAAGTGTCACGTATCGGTTTGGTTCCGTGGGCCAGGACACACAGCTCTGTTTATGGGACCTTACAGAAGATATCCTTTTCCCTCACCAACCCCTCTCAAGAGCAAGGACACACACAAATGTCATGAATGCCACGAGTCCTCCTGCTGGAAGCAATGGGAACAGTGTTACAACGCCCGGGAACTCTGTGCCACCCCCTCTGCCACGGTCCAACAGCCTTCCACATTCAGCAGTCTCAAATGCTGGCAGCAAAAGCAGTGTCATGGACGGGGCCATTGCTTCTGGGGTCAGCAAATTTGCAACACTTTCACTACATGACCGGAAGGAGAGGCACCACGAGAAAGATCACAAGCGAAATCATAGCATGGGACACATTTCTAGCAAGAGCAGTGACAAACTGAATCTAGTTACCAAAACCAAAACGGACCCTGCTAAAACTTTGGGAACGCCCCTGTGTCCTCGAATGGAAGACGTTCCCTTGTTAGAGCCGCTGATATGTAAAAAGATAGCACATGAAAGACTGACTGTACTAATATTTCTTGAAGACTGTATAGTCACTGCTTGTCAGGAGGGATTTATTTGCACATGGGGAAGGCCTGGTAAAGTG
- the WDR20 gene encoding WD repeat-containing protein 20 isoform X10, with protein sequence MYLYNVEHTCGTTAPHYQLLKQGESFAVHTCKSKSTRNPLLKWTVGEGALNEFAFSPDGKFLACVSQDGFLRVFNFDSVELHGTMKSYFGGLLCVCWSPDGKYIVTGGEDDLVTVWSFVDCRVIARGHGHKSWVSVVAFDPYTTSVEEGDPMEFSGSDEDFQDLLHFGRDRANSTQSRLSKRNSTDSRPVSVTYRFGSVGQDTQLCLWDLTEDILFPHQPLSRARTHTNVMNATSPPAGSNGNSVTTPGNSVPPPLPRSNSLPHSAVSNAGSKSSVMDGAIASGVSKFATLSLHDRKERHHEKDHKRNHSMGHISSKSSDKLNLVTKTKTDPAKTLGTPLCPRMEDVPLLEPLICKKIAHERLTVLIFLEDCIVTACQEGFICTWGRPGKVVSFNP encoded by the coding sequence ATGTACTTATATAATGTGGAGCACACTTGTGGCACCACAGCCCCCCACTACCAGCTTCTGAAGCAGGGAGAGAGCTTTGCCGTGCACACTTGCAAGAGCAAATCCACGAGGAACCCTCTCCTTAAGTGGACGGTGGGCGAGGGGGCCCTCAACGAGTTTGCTTTCTCCCCAGATGGCAAGTTCTTAGCGTGCGTGAGCCAGGATGGGTTTCTGCGGGTGTTCAACTTTGACTCAGTGGAGCTGCACGGTACGATGAAAAGCTACTTTGGGGGCTTGCTGTGTGTGTGCTGGAGCCCGGATGGCAAGTACATCGTGACAGGTGGCGAGGACGACTTGGTGACAGTCTGGTCCTTTGTAGACTGCCGAGTAATAGCCAGAGGCCACGGGCACAAGTCCTGGGTCAGTGTCGTAGCATTTGACCCTTATACCACTAGTGTAGAAGAAGGTGACCCTATGGAGTTTAGTGGCAGTGACGAGGACTTCCAAGACCTTCTTCATTTTGGCAGAGATCGAGCAAATAGTACACAGTCCCGGCTCTCCAAACGGAACTCTACAGACAGCCGCCCCGTAAGTGTCACGTATCGGTTTGGTTCCGTGGGCCAGGACACACAGCTCTGTTTATGGGACCTTACAGAAGATATCCTTTTCCCTCACCAACCCCTCTCAAGAGCAAGGACACACACAAATGTCATGAATGCCACGAGTCCTCCTGCTGGAAGCAATGGGAACAGTGTTACAACGCCCGGGAACTCTGTGCCACCCCCTCTGCCACGGTCCAACAGCCTTCCACATTCAGCAGTCTCAAATGCTGGCAGCAAAAGCAGTGTCATGGACGGGGCCATTGCTTCTGGGGTCAGCAAATTTGCAACACTTTCACTACATGACCGGAAGGAGAGGCACCACGAGAAAGATCACAAGCGAAATCATAGCATGGGACACATTTCTAGCAAGAGCAGTGACAAACTGAATCTAGTTACCAAAACCAAAACGGACCCTGCTAAAACTTTGGGAACGCCCCTGTGTCCTCGAATGGAAGACGTTCCCTTGTTAGAGCCGCTGATATGTAAAAAGATAGCACATGAAAGACTGACTGTACTAATATTTCTTGAAGACTGTATAGTCACTGCTTGTCAGGAGGGATTTATTTGCACATGGGGAAGGCCTGGTAAAGTGGTAAGTTTTAATCCTTAA
- the WDR20 gene encoding WD repeat-containing protein 20 isoform X11, with translation MKSYFGGLLCVCWSPDGKYIVTGGEDDLVTVWSFVDCRVIARGHGHKSWVSVVAFDPYTTSVEEGDPMEFSGSDEDFQDLLHFGRDRANSTQSRLSKRNSTDSRPVSVTYRFGSVGQDTQLCLWDLTEDILFPHQPLSRARTHTNVMNATSPPAGSNGNSVTTPGNSVPPPLPRSNSLPHSAVSNAGSKSSVMDGAIASGVSKFATLSLHDRKERHHEKDHKRNHSMGHISSKSSDKLNLVTKTKTDPAKTLGTPLCPRMEDVPLLEPLICKKIAHERLTVLIFLEDCIVTACQEGFICTWGRPGKVGSLSSPSQASSPGGTVV, from the coding sequence ATGAAAAGCTACTTTGGGGGCTTGCTGTGTGTGTGCTGGAGCCCGGATGGCAAGTACATCGTGACAGGTGGCGAGGACGACTTGGTGACAGTCTGGTCCTTTGTAGACTGCCGAGTAATAGCCAGAGGCCACGGGCACAAGTCCTGGGTCAGTGTCGTAGCATTTGACCCTTATACCACTAGTGTAGAAGAAGGTGACCCTATGGAGTTTAGTGGCAGTGACGAGGACTTCCAAGACCTTCTTCATTTTGGCAGAGATCGAGCAAATAGTACACAGTCCCGGCTCTCCAAACGGAACTCTACAGACAGCCGCCCCGTAAGTGTCACGTATCGGTTTGGTTCCGTGGGCCAGGACACACAGCTCTGTTTATGGGACCTTACAGAAGATATCCTTTTCCCTCACCAACCCCTCTCAAGAGCAAGGACACACACAAATGTCATGAATGCCACGAGTCCTCCTGCTGGAAGCAATGGGAACAGTGTTACAACGCCCGGGAACTCTGTGCCACCCCCTCTGCCACGGTCCAACAGCCTTCCACATTCAGCAGTCTCAAATGCTGGCAGCAAAAGCAGTGTCATGGACGGGGCCATTGCTTCTGGGGTCAGCAAATTTGCAACACTTTCACTACATGACCGGAAGGAGAGGCACCACGAGAAAGATCACAAGCGAAATCATAGCATGGGACACATTTCTAGCAAGAGCAGTGACAAACTGAATCTAGTTACCAAAACCAAAACGGACCCTGCTAAAACTTTGGGAACGCCCCTGTGTCCTCGAATGGAAGACGTTCCCTTGTTAGAGCCGCTGATATGTAAAAAGATAGCACATGAAAGACTGACTGTACTAATATTTCTTGAAGACTGTATAGTCACTGCTTGTCAGGAGGGATTTATTTGCACATGGGGAAGGCCTGGTAAAGTG
- the WDR20 gene encoding WD repeat-containing protein 20 isoform X12 produces MKSYFGGLLCVCWSPDGKYIVTGGEDDLVTVWSFVDCRVIARGHGHKSWVSVVAFDPYTTSVEEGDPMEFSGSDEDFQDLLHFGRDRANSTQSRLSKRNSTDSRPVSVTYRFGSVGQDTQLCLWDLTEDILFPHQPLSRARTHTNVMNATSPPAGSNGNSVTTPGNSVPPPLPRSNSLPHSAVSNAGSKSSVMDGAIASGVSKFATLSLHDRKERHHEKDHKRNHSMGHISSKSSDKLNLVTKTKTDPAKTLGTPLCPRMEDVPLLEPLICKKIAHERLTVLIFLEDCIVTACQEGFICTWGRPGKVVSFNP; encoded by the coding sequence ATGAAAAGCTACTTTGGGGGCTTGCTGTGTGTGTGCTGGAGCCCGGATGGCAAGTACATCGTGACAGGTGGCGAGGACGACTTGGTGACAGTCTGGTCCTTTGTAGACTGCCGAGTAATAGCCAGAGGCCACGGGCACAAGTCCTGGGTCAGTGTCGTAGCATTTGACCCTTATACCACTAGTGTAGAAGAAGGTGACCCTATGGAGTTTAGTGGCAGTGACGAGGACTTCCAAGACCTTCTTCATTTTGGCAGAGATCGAGCAAATAGTACACAGTCCCGGCTCTCCAAACGGAACTCTACAGACAGCCGCCCCGTAAGTGTCACGTATCGGTTTGGTTCCGTGGGCCAGGACACACAGCTCTGTTTATGGGACCTTACAGAAGATATCCTTTTCCCTCACCAACCCCTCTCAAGAGCAAGGACACACACAAATGTCATGAATGCCACGAGTCCTCCTGCTGGAAGCAATGGGAACAGTGTTACAACGCCCGGGAACTCTGTGCCACCCCCTCTGCCACGGTCCAACAGCCTTCCACATTCAGCAGTCTCAAATGCTGGCAGCAAAAGCAGTGTCATGGACGGGGCCATTGCTTCTGGGGTCAGCAAATTTGCAACACTTTCACTACATGACCGGAAGGAGAGGCACCACGAGAAAGATCACAAGCGAAATCATAGCATGGGACACATTTCTAGCAAGAGCAGTGACAAACTGAATCTAGTTACCAAAACCAAAACGGACCCTGCTAAAACTTTGGGAACGCCCCTGTGTCCTCGAATGGAAGACGTTCCCTTGTTAGAGCCGCTGATATGTAAAAAGATAGCACATGAAAGACTGACTGTACTAATATTTCTTGAAGACTGTATAGTCACTGCTTGTCAGGAGGGATTTATTTGCACATGGGGAAGGCCTGGTAAAGTGGTAAGTTTTAATCCTTAA